One segment of Methanolinea mesophila DNA contains the following:
- the dnaG gene encoding DNA primase DnaG, translating to MYSSDTTKYLIQIHIEAEGVVEKPDVVGAIFGQTEGLLGEDLDLRDLQRTGRVGRIDVQITSKKGETKGEITIASSLDRAETAILAASLESIDRVGPCVARVKVGSIQDIRVSKRKKIVDRAKELLLDYFEEGTIDSNELLEDVRESIRIEKISTVGDDRVPAGPNVLESDAIIVVEGRADVINLLRFGIKNAVAVEGTNISQTIIDLCEKKTSTAFLDGDRGGELILRELLQVADMDFVAFSPRGKSVEDMSRKEIIKALRNKIPAEYVREQYSEGEEPGEEKTREEVAPAAGKEEPPEKIEKRKGPRKMESTDSAPAPRTLNEHLIAVKGKHVARFLTGDFTILKEGKPEDIEKILAEVNGNATGLILDGNVNQRLLDMLVGKGLEYVAARDYKGIIKRPLSIRLMKIA from the coding sequence TTGTATTCATCAGATACTACCAAGTACCTTATCCAGATTCACATCGAAGCGGAGGGGGTGGTCGAGAAACCCGACGTAGTGGGAGCCATATTCGGCCAGACTGAAGGGTTGCTCGGCGAAGACCTCGATCTGCGGGATCTGCAGAGAACTGGGCGTGTAGGTCGTATTGACGTCCAGATCACAAGTAAAAAAGGAGAAACGAAGGGCGAGATCACCATAGCGTCCTCGCTCGATCGAGCTGAAACCGCTATTCTTGCGGCCTCACTGGAGAGTATCGACCGTGTCGGACCGTGTGTCGCCCGGGTGAAGGTGGGATCGATCCAGGACATCAGGGTGAGTAAGAGAAAGAAGATCGTGGACCGGGCCAAGGAACTTCTCCTCGACTATTTCGAGGAGGGCACTATCGACAGCAACGAGCTGCTTGAAGATGTGCGGGAGAGCATCAGGATCGAAAAGATCAGCACGGTGGGAGATGACCGGGTTCCCGCCGGGCCGAATGTCCTCGAATCGGATGCAATAATCGTCGTGGAGGGGAGGGCGGACGTCATCAATCTTCTCCGCTTCGGGATCAAGAACGCCGTCGCGGTGGAAGGGACCAACATATCCCAGACCATCATCGACCTGTGTGAGAAGAAGACCTCCACCGCCTTCCTTGACGGGGACCGGGGCGGGGAGCTCATCCTCCGGGAACTCCTCCAGGTCGCGGATATGGACTTCGTCGCCTTCTCTCCCCGGGGGAAAAGCGTCGAGGACATGTCCCGGAAGGAGATCATAAAGGCACTCCGCAATAAGATCCCGGCCGAATACGTAAGGGAGCAGTACTCCGAAGGAGAAGAACCGGGAGAGGAAAAGACCCGCGAAGAGGTCGCACCTGCTGCCGGAAAAGAGGAGCCTCCCGAAAAGATCGAGAAGAGAAAGGGACCGCGAAAGATGGAGAGCACGGATTCAGCACCTGCCCCCCGGACCCTCAACGAACACCTGATCGCCGTAAAGGGCAAGCATGTGGCCCGTTTCCTTACCGGAGATTTTACCATCCTCAAGGAAGGAAAACCCGAAGATATCGAAAAGATTCTTGCAGAGGTGAACGGGAATGCAACCGGGCTCATCCTTGACGGAAACGTAAACCAGAGACTTCTGGACATGCTCGTGGGAAAAGGTCTGGAGTACGTCGCCGCAAGGGACTATAAAGGCATAATTAAACGTCCGCTTTCAATTCGGCTGATGAAAATCGCGTGA
- a CDS encoding DUF167 domain-containing protein, whose amino-acid sequence MPPDFEPALRVTGKGVVLSLEVSAGSKFNRFPAGYNEWRHSIGVQVTAPPVEGKANKAICNVVARVLGIPASRVSIVAGSTSSQKQVLVLGLDKTEILAALAREI is encoded by the coding sequence ATGCCCCCGGATTTTGAACCCGCGCTCCGGGTTACAGGGAAAGGCGTGGTATTGAGCCTCGAGGTCTCCGCGGGCTCGAAATTCAACAGGTTTCCTGCGGGGTACAACGAGTGGCGGCACAGTATCGGCGTCCAGGTGACGGCCCCGCCGGTCGAAGGAAAGGCAAATAAGGCGATATGCAACGTGGTCGCCCGGGTTCTCGGGATCCCCGCTTCCCGTGTTTCGATCGTTGCAGGGTCGACGTCTTCACAAAAGCAGGTGCTGGTGCTGGGACTGGATAAGACTGAAATCCTTGCAGCCCTGGCCAGGGAGATTTGA